The Primulina huaijiensis isolate GDHJ02 chromosome 17, ASM1229523v2, whole genome shotgun sequence genome window below encodes:
- the LOC140962267 gene encoding syntaxin-43-like isoform X1, translating into MATRNRTILYRKYRDALKSVRVPAGLSPSSSGGVGPVIELSTASLLNHGRSYAPLSTEDPGTSSRGTVAVGLPPAWVDVSEEIASNIQLVRGKMGELAKAHAKALMPSFGDGKEDQHRIEALTHEITDLLKKSEKRLQKFSSGGPSEDSNIRKNVQRSLATDLQTLSMELRRKQSTYLNRLRQQKEGPDGVDLEMNLNGNHYRRNDEEFDEIGFNEHQMAKLKKSEALTAEREREIQQVAESVNELAQIMKDLSVLVIDQGTIVDRIDYNIQNVAASVDEGLKQLQKAERSQKQGGMVMCASVLVIMCFVMLVLLVLKTIIF; encoded by the exons ATGGCGACGAGGAATCGGACCATTTTGTatagaaagtacagggacgcatTAAAGAGTGTCAGAGTTCCGGCGGGATTGTCTCCGTCTAGTTCGGGCGGCGTAGGTCCGGTGATCGAGCTGTCAACTGCGTCTTTACTTAACCATGGTCGATCTTATGCTCCTTTAAGTACTGAAGATCCCGGAACCTCCAG TAGGGGTACAGTTGCAGTAGGTCTACCACCAGCATGGGTGGATGTGTCTGAAGAAATAGCATCTAATATACAACTTGTAAGGGGAAAAATGGGTGAGTTAGCCAAGGCTCATGCCAAGGCTCTGATGCCTTCATTTGGAGATGGTAAAGAAGATCAACACCGTATTGAGGCTCTCACTCATGAGATAActgatcttttaaaaaaatcagaaaaaagaTTGCAAAAATTCTCTTCTGGTGGGCCTTCAGAGGATTCAAACATCAGGAAAAATGTCCAG CGTTCCCTTGCAACAGACCTTCAAACCCTCTCAATGGAGCTTCGTAGGAAACAGTCCACATATTTGAACCGACTTCGACAACAGAAAGAG GGTCCAGATGGAGTTGATTTAGAAATGAACCTGAATGGAAACCATTACAGGAGGAATGACGAGGAATTTGATGAGATA GGATTTAACGAGCATCAAATGGCAAAGTTAAAAAAAAGCGAGGCACTCACCGCTGAAAGGGAGAGAGAAATTCAGCAG GTGGCAGAATCAGTCAATGAACTTGCCCAAATTATGAAGGATTTGTCAGTTTTGGTGATTGATCAG GGGACTATTGTTGACCGGATAGATTACAACATACAAAATGTTGCAGCATCCGTTGACGAGGGCCTGAAACAGCTCCAGAAG GCCGAGAGATCCCAAAAACAAGGCGGTATGGTTATGTGCGCCTCAGTTCTCGTCATCATGTGCTTCGTCATGTTAGTTCTCTTAGTTCTGAAGACAATAATCTTTTAA
- the LOC140963580 gene encoding importin subunit alpha-1-like, which produces MSLRPNSRVEVRRNRYKVAVDAEEGRRRREDNMVEIRKNRREESLQKKRREGTQGNQLYPVPVQAGTGEKKVGLENLPSMVASVWTDDANRQLEATTQFRKLLSIERSPPIQEVIQSGVVPRLVEFLMNENFPQLQFEAAWALTNIASGTSEHTKVVIDHGAVPIFVKLLSSPSDEVREQAVWALGNVAGDSPNCRDLVLGHGALAPLLAQLNEHAKLSMLRNATWTLSNFCRGKPQPAFEQTRPALPILRQLVHSMDEEVLTDACWALSYLSDGTNDKIQAVIDSGVCPRLVELLLHYSHLSPSVLIPALRTVGNIVTGDDIQTQHMINYDVLPCLVNLLTGSHKKSIKKEACWTISNITAGNREQIQAVIEANIIGPLVQLLLNAEFDVKKEAAWAVSNATSGGTHEQIKYLVSQQCIRPLCDLLVCPDPRIVTVCLEGLENILKVGEAEKNLGHTGEVNLYAQMIDDAEGLEKIENLQSHDNNEIYEKAVKILETYWLEEDDETATPGDASQQNFKFGGDNITVPSGGFNFS; this is translated from the exons ATGTCGTTGAGGCCCAATTCCAGGGTTGAGGTCCGCCGCAACAGGTATAAAGTGGCGGTGGACGCGGAGGAGGGACGCCGGCGGAGAGAGGACAACATGGTGGAGATTCGCAAGAACCGCAGGGAAGAGTCTCTTCAGAAGAAGCGTAGAGAAGGAACCCAAGGCAACCAGTTGTACCCTGTTCCTGTTCAAGCCGGCACCGGCGAGAAAAAG GTTGGGTTAGAAAATCTACCATCAATGGTTGCTAGTGTTTGGACAGATGATGCCAATAGACAGCTTGAGGCCACCACGCAGTTCCGCAAATTACTTTCTATTG AGCGCAGTCCTCCAATTCAGGAGGTAATTCAATCAGGAGTTGTTCCTCGCCTCGTCGAATTTCTGATGAATGAGAACTTCCCACAACTTCAG TTTGAGGCAGCTTGGGCACTGACGAACATTGCTTCTGGGACTTCTGAGCACACTAAGGTTGTAATTGATCATGGAGCTGTCCCAATTTTTGTGAAACTTCTTAGTTCTCCAAGTGATGAAGTGCGGGAGCAG GCTGTATGGGCTTTGGGAAATGTAGCTGGTGATTCACCAAATTGTCGAGATCTTGTACTTGGCCATGGAGCTTTGGCTCCTTTGCTGGCTCAGCTAAATGAACATGCTAAGTTATCTATGCTCAGAAATGCTACCTGGACGTTATCCAATTTTTGCAGAGGCAAGCCACAGCCTGCATTTGAACAG ACAAGACCTGCACTTCCAATTCTTCGGCAGCTTGTTCACTCAATGGATGAAGAAGTTTTGACTGATGCTTGTTGGGCACTCTCATATCTCTCAGATGGAACAAATGATAAAATTCAAGCTGTGATTGACTCTGGAGTGTGTCCCCGCTTAGTCGAGTTATTGCT ACATTACAGCCACTTGTCCCCTTCCGTTCTTATCCCTGCCCTTCGAACAGTTGGAAATATTGTCACTGGAGATGATATACAAACTCAG CATATGATAAACTATGATGTGCTACCCTGTCTTGTGAACCTCTTGACTGGTAGCCACAAGAAGAGCATTAAAAAGGAAGCTTGCTGGACTATTTCAAACATCACAGCCGGGAACAGAGAGCAAATTCAG GCTGTGATCGAAGCTAACATCATCGGTCCTCTAGTGCAATTGCTTCTAAATGCAGAATTTGATGTCAAAAAAGAGGCTGCATGGGCTGTATCGAATGCAACATCTGGCGGCACTCACGAACAAATAAA GTACCTAGTAAGTCAACAATGTATCAGGCCTCTGTGCGATCTGCTCGTCTGCCCCGACCCAAGAATTGTGACCGTGTGCTTAGAAGGGCTCGAAAACATATTAAAGGTTGGGGAAGCTGAGAAGAATCTGGGTCATACCGGAGAGGTCAACCTTTATGCACAAATGATCGATGATGCTGAAGGTCTGGAAAAAATTGAGAATTTGCAGAGCCACGACAACAACGAGATTTATGAGAAGGCAGTGAAGATTCTTGAGACGTATTGGTTGGAAGAAGACGACGAAACTGCAACACCAGGAGATGCATCCCAACAGAATTTCAAATTTGGAGGGGACAACATCACTGTACCCTCTGGTGGATTCAATTTCAGCTGA
- the LOC140962267 gene encoding syntaxin-43-like isoform X2 — protein sequence MATRNRTILYRKYRDALKSVRVPAGLSPSSSGGVGPVIELSTASLLNHGRSYAPLSTEDPGTSRGTVAVGLPPAWVDVSEEIASNIQLVRGKMGELAKAHAKALMPSFGDGKEDQHRIEALTHEITDLLKKSEKRLQKFSSGGPSEDSNIRKNVQRSLATDLQTLSMELRRKQSTYLNRLRQQKEGPDGVDLEMNLNGNHYRRNDEEFDEIGFNEHQMAKLKKSEALTAEREREIQQVAESVNELAQIMKDLSVLVIDQGTIVDRIDYNIQNVAASVDEGLKQLQKAERSQKQGGMVMCASVLVIMCFVMLVLLVLKTIIF from the exons ATGGCGACGAGGAATCGGACCATTTTGTatagaaagtacagggacgcatTAAAGAGTGTCAGAGTTCCGGCGGGATTGTCTCCGTCTAGTTCGGGCGGCGTAGGTCCGGTGATCGAGCTGTCAACTGCGTCTTTACTTAACCATGGTCGATCTTATGCTCCTTTAAGTACTGAAGATCCCGGAACCTCCAG GGGTACAGTTGCAGTAGGTCTACCACCAGCATGGGTGGATGTGTCTGAAGAAATAGCATCTAATATACAACTTGTAAGGGGAAAAATGGGTGAGTTAGCCAAGGCTCATGCCAAGGCTCTGATGCCTTCATTTGGAGATGGTAAAGAAGATCAACACCGTATTGAGGCTCTCACTCATGAGATAActgatcttttaaaaaaatcagaaaaaagaTTGCAAAAATTCTCTTCTGGTGGGCCTTCAGAGGATTCAAACATCAGGAAAAATGTCCAG CGTTCCCTTGCAACAGACCTTCAAACCCTCTCAATGGAGCTTCGTAGGAAACAGTCCACATATTTGAACCGACTTCGACAACAGAAAGAG GGTCCAGATGGAGTTGATTTAGAAATGAACCTGAATGGAAACCATTACAGGAGGAATGACGAGGAATTTGATGAGATA GGATTTAACGAGCATCAAATGGCAAAGTTAAAAAAAAGCGAGGCACTCACCGCTGAAAGGGAGAGAGAAATTCAGCAG GTGGCAGAATCAGTCAATGAACTTGCCCAAATTATGAAGGATTTGTCAGTTTTGGTGATTGATCAG GGGACTATTGTTGACCGGATAGATTACAACATACAAAATGTTGCAGCATCCGTTGACGAGGGCCTGAAACAGCTCCAGAAG GCCGAGAGATCCCAAAAACAAGGCGGTATGGTTATGTGCGCCTCAGTTCTCGTCATCATGTGCTTCGTCATGTTAGTTCTCTTAGTTCTGAAGACAATAATCTTTTAA